Proteins encoded together in one Impatiens glandulifera chromosome 1, dImpGla2.1, whole genome shotgun sequence window:
- the LOC124920766 gene encoding MLO-like protein 12 has protein sequence MAVESGGSLEVTPTWAVATVCFVLISLSLLIEYIFHLLSKLFQAKRKKSLLRALELVKSELMLLGFLSLLLTVSQKRIANICITKKVAEFFLPCKTLENDENEESKCLEQGKLSLMSRAGVEQLQYLIFVLAFFHVFFSTLILFLGMFKMKRWESWEAETSTFQYQFSTDPRRIRMIHQTSFGKRHLQSWSEHRHLRLPACFLRQFFSSVSRIDYVTLRHGFIMAHFDEGSSFDFQKYLKRALEKDFGEVVGVRYWMWIFYAIFLFLNARVFHNYYWLPFIPLVMLLVVGTKLQSIIIKMCLDTKDRSIVVEGGLLVKPCDCYFWFGNPKLVLHLIHFILFQNSFQMAFFTYTWYTFGLRTCYHETTEDIVIKIAFGLLVHILCGYVTLPLYALVTQMGTSMKLAVFTDGVAKGLERWRKNAKKKIANRPNIPTMDASITSLYTSASFDTIESRSSSSSELDNNSLADGSARFRDVKTRYEEDIVDEEHEIKRNARKLGSFDDQNIDFNKNQ, from the exons ATGGCAGTTGAGTCAGGGGGGAGTCTAGAAGTTACACCCACATGGGCAGTGGCCACAGTTTGCTTCGTTTTGATCTCTCTTTCTCTACTCATCGAATACATATTTCACCTCCTCTCCAAA TTATTTCAAGCCAAGAGGAAAAAATCACTCCTTCGTGCTCTTGAACTGGTCAAATCAG AGTTGATGTTACTGGGCTTCCTCTCTCTGTTGTTGACTGTAAGCCAGAAGCGAATTGCCAACATCTGCATAACGAAGAAGGTTGCTGAGTTTTTTCTCCCATGCAAAACTCTGGAGAATGATGAGAATGAGGAATCCAAATGTCTGGAACAG GGGAAGTTATCTTTGATGTCAAGAGCTGGTGTGGAACAGCTCCAATACTTAATCTTTGTACTAGCTTTCTTCCATGTTTTCTTTTCAACTCTAATCCTTTTCCTTGGAATGTTTAAG ATGAAAAGATGGGAATCTTGGGAGGCAGAAACTTCAACTTTTCAATATCAGTTTTCAACTG ATCCTAGAAGGATTCGGATGATTCATCAAACATCGTTTGGGAAACGACATTTACAGTCTTGGTCCGAACATAGGCACCTTCGGTTGCCG GCTTGTTTCTTGCGTCAATTCTTTAGCTCTGTATCCAGAATAGATTATGTTACCCTTCGACATGGATTCATAATG GCACATTTTGATGAAGGAAGTAGCTTtgatttccaaaaatacttgaaAAGAGCTTTAGAGAAAGACTTTGGTGAAGTGGTGGGAGTGAG ATATTGGATGTGGATTTTCTATGCAATTTTTCTATTCTTAAATGCTCGTG TATTTCACAACTACTATTGGCTACCCTTTATTCCACTTGTG ATGTTGCTGGTTGTTGGCACAAAATTACAGAGCATCATAATTAAGATGTGTTTGGATACAAAAGATAGATCCATTGTGGTTGAAGGAGGTTTACTTGTCAAGCCATGTGACTGTTACTTCTGGTTTGGAAACCCTAAACTGGTTCTCCACCTCATTCACTTCATATTGTTCCAG AATTCTTTTCAAATGGCATTCTTCACATATACTTGG TACACATTTGGGTTAAGAACTTGCTACCATGAAACAACAGAGGACATTGTCATCAAGATAGCATTTGGATTGCTTGTTCATATCCTCTGTGGCTATGTTACTCTGCCTCTCTATGCTTTAGTTACACAG ATGGGAACATCTATGAAACTTGCTGTTTTCACTGATGGGGTGGCAAAGGGTTTGGAAAGGTGGAGGAAAAATGCCAAGAAGAAAATAGCTAACCGCCCCAATATTCCGACTATGGATGCTTCGATAACTTCGCTTTACACTTCTGCATCTTTCGATACGATTGAATCCCGTAGTTCTTCCTCTTCGGAACTTGATAATAATTCATTGGCTGATGGGAGTGCGAGGTTTAGGGATGTCAAAACGAGATATGAAGAAGACATTGTTGATGAAGAACATGAGATAAAGAGGAATGCTAGGAAGTTGGGATCGTTCGATGATCAGAAcattgatttcaacaaaaaccaataa
- the LOC124922168 gene encoding glutaredoxin-C9-like: MHKTIAFNRPWLPASSSPGGSQPPPPADNTADDNKPSGIIKRNAKKMVSENAVIVFGQKGCFMCHVVRLLLLGHGVNPLIVEVEEAEEAAVIGELSDSSGLVQFPAVFLGGRLFGGLERLVATHLSGELVPLLRQAGALWL, encoded by the coding sequence ATGCACAAAACAATTGCATTTAACAGACCATGGCTGCCGGCGAGTTCTTCTCCGGGAGGATCACAGCCACCGCCTCCCGCCGACAACACCGCTGACGACAACAAACCGTCGGGAATTATCAAGAGAAACGCCAAAAAAATGGTGTCGGAAAATGCCGTTATAGTTTTCGGACAAAAAGGGTGTTTCATGTGCCATGTGGTTAGGTTGTTACTTCTCGGACATGGTGTGAATCCGTTAATTGTGGAAGTCGAGGAGGCGGAAGAGGCGGCGGTTATTGGCGAACTTTCCGACAGTAGTGGTCTGGTTCAATTTCCGGCGGTTTTTTTAGGAGGGAGGTTATTTGGTGGTTTAGAGAGATTGGTAGCAACTCATCTTTCCGGCGAATTGGTTCCTCTTTTGAGACAAGCTGGAGCCCTTTGGCTATGA